The following coding sequences lie in one Myxococcus xanthus genomic window:
- a CDS encoding FKBP-type peptidyl-prolyl cis-trans isomerase, with product MGLNVEDVKVGTGTEATAGKSVTVHYVGTLTSGSKFDSSRDRGQGFTFRLGAGQVIEGWDKGVAGMKVGGVRKLTIPPEMGYGARGFPPVIPPNSTLLFEVELLDVR from the coding sequence ATGGGTTTGAATGTGGAAGACGTGAAGGTGGGCACCGGCACGGAGGCGACGGCCGGCAAGTCCGTCACCGTGCACTACGTGGGGACGCTGACCAGCGGCTCCAAGTTCGATAGCAGCCGGGACCGGGGCCAGGGCTTCACGTTCCGCCTGGGCGCCGGGCAGGTCATCGAGGGTTGGGACAAGGGCGTGGCCGGCATGAAGGTGGGCGGCGTGCGCAAGCTCACCATCCCGCCGGAGATGGGATATGGCGCGCGAGGGTTCCCGCCCGTTATTCCCCCCAACTCCACCCTGCTTTTCGAGGTGGAGCTCCTGGACGTCCGTTGA
- a CDS encoding MFS transporter encodes MSSLPSSQDLPQRPLTRDDARTLTLAALGGALEFYDFIIFVFFTKVIGERFFPPDTPEWLRQLQAFGLFAAGYLARPLGGIVMAHFGDRAGRKRMFTLSVFMMSVPTLLIGLLPTYETAGYAAPLALLLLRGVQGAAVGGEVPGAWVFVSEHVPSRRVGLACGTLTAGLTFGILLGSLVATAVNSLLGPEQVNAYGWRAPFVIGGVFGFLAVFLRRWLAETPVFEELRRRKALVQELPLKAVLRGHGGAVVMSMLLTWVLTAGIVVVILMTPTLMQTLHSITATHALVASSVATLSLTFGCVAYGLLADRMGVGPSLGLGCVLMLAAAYALYLGAAASPAALVPLSALAGFCVGVVGVVPTAIVRAFPAPVRFSGLSFSYNMAYAVFGGLTPLVVTLMMKVSPLAPAHYVAAVSVMGVGLALHLLRAGRGAELHPATEA; translated from the coding sequence ATGTCCTCCCTCCCATCCTCGCAGGACCTCCCGCAGCGGCCGTTGACCCGTGACGACGCCCGGACGCTCACGCTGGCGGCGCTGGGTGGCGCGCTGGAGTTCTACGACTTCATCATCTTCGTCTTCTTCACCAAGGTCATCGGCGAGCGCTTCTTCCCGCCCGATACGCCGGAGTGGCTGCGACAGCTGCAGGCCTTCGGACTGTTCGCCGCGGGCTACCTGGCGCGCCCGCTGGGCGGCATCGTCATGGCCCACTTCGGGGACCGGGCGGGCCGCAAGCGCATGTTCACGTTGAGCGTGTTCATGATGTCGGTGCCCACGCTGTTGATTGGTCTGCTGCCCACCTATGAGACCGCGGGCTACGCGGCGCCCCTGGCGTTGCTCCTGCTGCGTGGGGTGCAGGGCGCGGCGGTGGGCGGCGAAGTCCCGGGGGCCTGGGTCTTCGTGTCGGAACACGTGCCATCGCGCAGGGTGGGGCTGGCGTGTGGAACGCTCACCGCGGGCCTCACGTTCGGAATCCTGCTGGGCTCGCTGGTGGCCACGGCGGTGAATTCGTTGCTGGGCCCCGAGCAGGTGAATGCCTACGGCTGGCGAGCGCCCTTCGTCATCGGCGGCGTGTTCGGCTTCCTGGCGGTGTTCCTGCGCCGCTGGCTGGCGGAGACGCCCGTCTTCGAGGAGCTGCGGCGGCGCAAGGCGCTGGTGCAGGAACTGCCGCTCAAGGCCGTGCTGCGAGGCCACGGCGGCGCTGTGGTGATGTCCATGCTGCTCACCTGGGTGCTCACCGCCGGCATCGTGGTGGTCATCCTGATGACGCCCACGTTGATGCAGACCCTGCACTCAATCACCGCCACGCATGCGTTGGTGGCCAGCAGTGTGGCGACGCTGAGCCTCACGTTCGGCTGCGTGGCGTATGGCCTGCTCGCGGACCGGATGGGCGTGGGCCCGTCACTGGGGCTGGGCTGCGTACTGATGCTCGCGGCGGCGTATGCGCTGTACCTGGGCGCGGCGGCGTCACCGGCTGCGCTGGTGCCGCTGTCGGCGCTGGCGGGCTTCTGTGTCGGCGTGGTGGGGGTGGTCCCCACCGCCATCGTGCGCGCCTTCCCCGCTCCGGTGCGCTTCTCGGGGCTCTCCTTCTCGTACAACATGGCCTACGCCGTCTTCGGTGGACTCACCCCCCTGGTCGTCACCTTGATGATGAAGGTGTCGCCCCTGGCCCCCGCGCACTACGTGGCAGCGGTGAGCGTCATGGGCGTGGGGCTCGCGCTGCACCTGCTGCGCGCGGGACGGGGCGCGGAACTGCACCCCGCCACCGAGGCCTGA
- a CDS encoding hybrid sensor histidine kinase/response regulator: MPHSVIRDPPGEDTPRARVLLVDDTPANLLALEAILEPLGQELVLARSGEEALRELLRGEFACILMDVQMTGLNGFETAHLIRARERTRYLPILFITAQSRDAAFVTRGYAQGAVDYLLKPVDPDILRAKVRVFVALHLRGEQVKRQAVELAERRRSEEAAQRASELEQQLMGIVGHDIRTPLSVVLTTAKSQLASGALEPAQQKAFERVARSGERIQHIVDLLTDFTRSRLGGGIPVIPRAGDLNELCREVADELQVSRPGRIIRCDFSRDSLHGVWDLERMGQVVANLLDNALKYSPEPSAVRLSTWEKPDAVFLEVHNEGAPIPRSLLPHLFEPFQRGADSREPARTSLGLGLYIARAVVEAHRGRLTVRSSEDEGTTFRLCLPRRADARLPAGGASDAGASPSPMTA, encoded by the coding sequence ATGCCGCATTCCGTTATTCGAGACCCACCGGGTGAGGACACGCCGCGCGCGCGCGTCCTCCTGGTAGACGACACGCCCGCCAACCTGCTGGCCCTGGAAGCCATCCTGGAGCCGCTCGGTCAGGAGCTGGTGCTGGCCCGGTCCGGCGAGGAGGCGCTTCGCGAGCTGCTGCGCGGAGAGTTCGCCTGCATCCTCATGGACGTGCAGATGACGGGGCTGAATGGGTTTGAGACGGCGCACCTCATCCGGGCGCGCGAGCGGACGCGCTACCTGCCCATCCTCTTCATCACCGCGCAGAGCCGCGACGCGGCCTTCGTCACCCGGGGCTATGCCCAGGGCGCGGTGGACTACCTGCTCAAGCCCGTGGACCCGGACATCCTGCGCGCCAAGGTGCGGGTCTTCGTGGCGCTGCACCTTCGCGGCGAGCAGGTGAAGCGGCAGGCGGTGGAGCTCGCGGAGCGGCGCCGGTCCGAGGAAGCGGCGCAGCGGGCCTCCGAGCTGGAGCAGCAGCTCATGGGCATCGTCGGTCACGACATCCGCACGCCCCTCTCCGTCGTGCTGACGACGGCGAAGAGTCAGCTCGCCAGTGGCGCGTTGGAGCCGGCGCAGCAGAAGGCGTTCGAGCGGGTGGCGCGCAGCGGCGAGCGCATCCAGCACATCGTGGACCTGCTCACGGACTTCACCCGCTCGCGGCTGGGGGGCGGCATCCCCGTCATACCTCGGGCGGGCGACCTCAACGAGCTGTGCCGCGAGGTGGCGGACGAGCTGCAGGTGTCCCGGCCGGGCCGTATCATCCGGTGCGACTTCTCACGCGACAGCCTGCACGGCGTCTGGGACCTGGAGCGCATGGGGCAGGTGGTGGCCAACCTGCTGGACAACGCCTTGAAGTACAGCCCGGAGCCGTCCGCCGTCCGCCTCTCCACCTGGGAGAAGCCGGACGCCGTCTTCCTGGAGGTCCACAACGAGGGCGCGCCCATTCCTCGCTCGCTGCTACCGCACCTGTTCGAGCCCTTCCAACGGGGCGCGGACTCGCGGGAGCCGGCCCGCACCAGCCTGGGCCTGGGGCTCTACATCGCCCGGGCCGTCGTGGAGGCGCACCGGGGGCGGCTGACGGTCCGTTCCTCGGAAGACGAGGGCACCACCTTCCGGCTCTGCCTGCCCCGGCGGGCGGACGCGCGGTTGCCCGCCGGCGGTGCGAGCGACGCGGGGGCTTCCCCCTCGCCCATGACGGCGTGA
- a CDS encoding TonB family protein: MRSSPVWIPTLVLCVLSATGELPVTPPVLLDAPGPVLPTEVPPPEVPATVLLRLTIDRAGEVSQVEVRQSAGVSFDRAAMGAALRWRFQPARRGEEAIDVRVDVPVTFEPPVHGHHIEPVAPQPPSFSTTVRGASQAPPPVAVGDFHIPVGQLADVPRRSASDLMLLAPGVMLANHGGEGHAESIYIRGFDAGEGKDVELRLNGVPLNEVSHAHGHGYADTYFIIPELVESLRVTEGPYDPSQGDFGVAGTVEYQLGLARRGLTASLSTGSYAARRLSLLWGPPEASEATFVGLLLRQGHGFGPNRSYANAGIMAQVELRVGDESRLRLFGTSYGSRFASPGVVRETDVVDSRMPCAPDSDSQFFCSYDPNQGGAGQRHILSAELQSRLKRGGRFVQQGYVILRQTRIRDNFTGFLLDTTPPDGERQRGDNTEGYYRGSTMGLRGRYTPGLTLLGQPQPLELGYVARYDDVRTRSRRLRDSGGVPYATVFDNQVRTTNLGAYASLRVAPLSWLTLRGGVRLDTFLFGVDDHNRPTEDRDGPRLPDESLEAYGFFASPRASAEIRLTPRLTWLTSAGLGARSSDAAALSDAELAPYARVASGETGLGWRLDGPLALEARGAFFATRVSQDFVFDETVGRNQPVGASQRLGAFVSARGTLQDRVDIQASLAWARATLPEPGASAWKLWDGTVMPYIPELLGRVDASLRGTTRVAGQQVDWNVALGHSAIGPRPLPLDRYSAPIFLFDVGTRARWKAVEVGLSVENLLDTRWRESEFNYVSNFRGPDAPPSLMATRHFTAGAPRTFMGTLTLHLDLQEDSP, translated from the coding sequence GTGAGGTCATCACCCGTGTGGATTCCGACTCTGGTGCTCTGCGTGCTGAGCGCCACGGGCGAGTTGCCTGTGACTCCACCCGTTCTGCTGGATGCGCCTGGGCCCGTGCTGCCCACGGAGGTGCCTCCGCCCGAGGTGCCCGCCACCGTCCTGTTGCGGCTCACCATCGACCGCGCGGGCGAGGTGTCCCAGGTGGAGGTGCGGCAGTCCGCTGGCGTGTCGTTTGATCGCGCCGCGATGGGTGCCGCGCTGCGCTGGCGGTTCCAGCCGGCACGGCGTGGCGAGGAGGCCATCGACGTGCGGGTGGATGTGCCCGTCACCTTCGAGCCGCCGGTACATGGCCACCACATCGAGCCCGTGGCGCCGCAGCCACCATCCTTCTCCACCACGGTCCGTGGCGCCTCCCAGGCACCGCCGCCGGTCGCCGTGGGCGACTTCCACATTCCGGTGGGACAGCTCGCGGACGTGCCGCGCCGCTCCGCGTCTGACCTGATGTTGCTGGCGCCCGGCGTCATGCTGGCCAACCACGGCGGCGAGGGCCACGCGGAGAGCATCTACATCCGAGGCTTCGACGCGGGAGAGGGCAAGGACGTGGAGTTGCGGCTCAACGGCGTTCCCCTCAACGAGGTGTCCCACGCGCACGGCCACGGCTACGCGGACACGTACTTCATCATCCCGGAGTTGGTGGAGTCCCTGCGCGTCACCGAAGGGCCCTATGACCCATCCCAAGGCGACTTCGGCGTGGCGGGCACGGTGGAGTACCAGCTCGGGCTGGCGCGGCGTGGCCTGACCGCGTCCCTCTCCACGGGCAGTTACGCCGCGCGGCGGCTGTCCCTGCTCTGGGGGCCGCCGGAGGCCAGTGAAGCCACCTTCGTGGGACTGCTGCTGCGTCAGGGCCACGGCTTCGGCCCCAACCGCTCCTACGCCAACGCGGGCATCATGGCGCAGGTGGAGCTCCGCGTCGGAGACGAGTCACGGCTGCGCCTGTTCGGCACCAGCTATGGCTCGCGCTTCGCATCGCCGGGCGTGGTGCGGGAGACGGACGTGGTGGACTCCCGGATGCCATGCGCTCCAGATTCGGACTCGCAGTTCTTCTGCTCCTACGACCCCAACCAGGGCGGCGCGGGGCAGCGCCACATCCTCTCCGCTGAACTCCAGTCGCGGCTGAAGCGCGGCGGGCGCTTCGTCCAGCAGGGCTACGTCATCCTGCGGCAGACGCGCATCCGCGACAACTTCACGGGCTTCCTGCTGGACACCACCCCGCCGGACGGAGAGCGCCAGCGCGGTGACAACACGGAAGGGTACTACCGCGGCTCCACCATGGGCCTGCGAGGCCGCTACACGCCGGGGCTCACGCTGCTGGGACAGCCGCAGCCGCTGGAGCTCGGCTACGTGGCCCGCTACGACGACGTGCGCACGCGCTCGCGCCGGCTGAGGGACAGCGGCGGCGTGCCCTACGCCACCGTCTTCGACAACCAGGTCCGCACCACGAACCTGGGAGCCTACGCCTCGTTGCGAGTCGCCCCCTTGTCGTGGCTCACCCTGCGCGGCGGCGTGCGCCTGGACACCTTCCTCTTCGGCGTGGACGACCACAACCGGCCCACCGAGGACCGCGATGGTCCCCGCCTCCCCGACGAGTCCCTGGAGGCCTACGGCTTCTTCGCCAGCCCGCGCGCCTCCGCCGAGATTCGCCTGACGCCCCGGCTCACCTGGCTCACCAGCGCGGGCCTGGGCGCGCGCTCCAGCGACGCCGCCGCGCTGTCCGACGCGGAGCTGGCGCCCTACGCCCGCGTGGCCTCGGGCGAGACCGGACTGGGCTGGCGGCTGGACGGGCCGCTGGCGCTGGAGGCACGCGGCGCCTTCTTCGCCACGCGCGTGTCGCAGGACTTCGTGTTCGACGAGACGGTGGGCCGCAACCAGCCCGTGGGCGCCTCGCAGCGGTTGGGCGCCTTCGTCAGCGCGCGCGGGACGTTGCAGGACAGGGTGGACATCCAGGCCTCGCTGGCCTGGGCGCGCGCCACGCTGCCGGAGCCCGGGGCCTCGGCATGGAAGCTGTGGGACGGGACGGTGATGCCCTACATCCCGGAGCTGCTGGGCCGCGTGGATGCGTCGCTGCGAGGCACCACCCGCGTCGCGGGTCAGCAGGTGGACTGGAACGTGGCCCTGGGACACAGCGCCATCGGCCCCCGGCCACTGCCGTTGGATCGCTACAGCGCGCCCATCTTCCTGTTCGACGTGGGCACGCGGGCCCGGTGGAAGGCGGTGGAGGTGGGCCTGTCGGTGGAGAACCTGCTCGACACGCGCTGGCGCGAGTCGGAGTTCAACTACGTGTCCAACTTCCGCGGTCCGGACGCGCCCCCGTCGCTGATGGCCACCCGTCACTTCACCGCGGGCGCACCTCGCACCTTCATGGGCACGCTCACCCTGCACCTGGACCTCCAGGAGGACTCGCCATGA
- a CDS encoding sterol desaturase family protein, whose protein sequence is MSINVYAVATPFVIVLALGEFAYCVIRRNGYYAFQDSIASMGTAVLNQCVNVAVALLVLPLFIQLGQFAPWQLGASSPLELVALFLGVDFLFYWFHRFGHRTNIGWAAHSPHHSTEELNYAVALRASVTQRLFSFLFYWPLVLVGFPPEAVLAMVAFHLVLQFIPHTRVIPKMPRWIESWLNTPSHHRVHHARNDVYIDKNYAGFLIIWDKLFGTFEEEKEACSYGLTSPPNTWDPTVINFQAWGKLVSDAVATKSHWDRLRIWVMPTGWRPADLPPRPAVGWQKDGVELKFQSTELPGVRGYLVFQLLAAMPFMLLVSHHASPLSGWQKLVLSLLFWAMATAWSGMLESRRWSLPLELGRVLAMGAAVTWWLMHTSAPQSWTALCAAWMGVSLVWLVVVRGASQGATPVPQGSR, encoded by the coding sequence ATGAGCATCAACGTCTACGCCGTGGCCACGCCCTTCGTCATCGTCCTGGCGCTAGGGGAATTCGCCTACTGCGTCATCCGACGCAACGGGTACTACGCCTTCCAGGACTCCATCGCGAGCATGGGCACCGCGGTGCTCAACCAGTGCGTCAACGTGGCGGTGGCGCTGCTGGTGCTCCCGCTCTTCATCCAACTGGGGCAGTTCGCGCCCTGGCAGCTGGGTGCGTCGTCGCCGCTGGAGCTGGTGGCGCTCTTCCTGGGCGTGGACTTCCTCTTCTACTGGTTCCATCGCTTCGGGCACCGCACCAACATCGGCTGGGCCGCCCATTCGCCGCACCACTCCACCGAGGAACTCAACTACGCGGTGGCCCTGCGGGCGAGCGTGACGCAGCGCCTCTTCTCGTTCCTCTTCTACTGGCCGCTGGTGCTGGTGGGCTTCCCGCCCGAGGCCGTGCTGGCCATGGTGGCCTTCCACCTGGTGCTCCAGTTCATCCCCCACACGCGCGTCATCCCGAAGATGCCCCGGTGGATTGAGTCCTGGCTCAACACGCCGTCGCACCACCGCGTCCACCACGCGCGCAATGACGTCTACATCGACAAGAACTACGCGGGCTTCCTCATCATCTGGGACAAGCTGTTCGGCACCTTCGAGGAGGAGAAGGAGGCGTGCTCCTACGGCCTCACCTCCCCGCCCAACACCTGGGACCCCACCGTCATCAACTTCCAGGCATGGGGGAAGCTGGTCAGCGACGCGGTGGCCACCAAGAGCCACTGGGACCGGCTGCGCATCTGGGTGATGCCCACCGGCTGGCGGCCCGCGGACCTGCCACCGCGCCCCGCCGTGGGCTGGCAAAAGGACGGCGTGGAGTTGAAGTTCCAGTCCACCGAGCTGCCCGGCGTCCGCGGCTACCTCGTGTTCCAGTTGCTGGCGGCGATGCCCTTCATGCTGCTGGTGAGCCACCACGCCTCGCCGCTGTCCGGCTGGCAGAAACTGGTGCTCAGCCTGCTCTTCTGGGCCATGGCCACCGCGTGGAGCGGGATGCTGGAGTCACGGCGCTGGAGCCTTCCGCTGGAGCTGGGGCGGGTGCTCGCCATGGGGGCAGCGGTGACGTGGTGGCTGATGCACACCTCCGCGCCGCAGAGCTGGACCGCGTTGTGCGCGGCGTGGATGGGCGTGTCGCTCGTCTGGCTGGTGGTGGTGCGCGGCGCCAGCCAGGGCGCCACGCCCGTGCCGCAGGGCTCGCGCTGA
- the nadE gene encoding NAD(+) synthase, which translates to MRLVKLGLASVNTTVGSFTRNTDKALALAGKMAAEGVTLGVFQEQLIAGYPAEDMVQWQGFMDRQWPELERFARETAPLPTVFVVGVGVAHQGLRLNCAAVVAGGRILGLVPKEKLPTYSVFYEARTFGRGQPGMAEVHRGVPLGDYLFRFDFGVVSPEVCEDIWSADGPMRRRTYSGAELVVNLSASPFRLGFVETRRELIATRAADHQCTIAYSNAVGSNDGLIFDGGGFLNQNGRHVMETPRFQEGYAAAVVDLDRTLRLRAEATTWRVDRESWLAQGGQAVPVLDCTQAVHTKRDSLTYPVPPHRSFFLPSPDTRRTARDALCEDILDALSLGVGDYFEKTRAFKVLGIALSGGRDSLLTLLIAHRYAKRARPENPGSLIQAFYMPSRYSSDATRDAAETIARELGVAFQVVSIDEAFERERAVAKTMLGGKDVTPITEQNIQARLRAQRMWNWSNSCGGLFLQTGNMSEKSVGYTTIGGDLMGALAVIANVPKTVVMYLLDYLQDTTGYEGIRKVLAKPAGPELAHDQVGEEELMPFPILDACFYLYGSEKLTPAEILQALTAMFPEVPSSRLSGYVEKFVRLFQQSIYKWVQSPLSLHIGNLDLDRERALQLPVVTGTEWMRQG; encoded by the coding sequence ATGCGGCTCGTGAAGCTCGGGCTTGCCAGTGTGAACACCACCGTGGGGTCCTTCACCCGGAACACGGACAAGGCGCTGGCGTTGGCGGGGAAGATGGCGGCGGAGGGCGTCACGCTGGGCGTCTTCCAGGAGCAGCTCATCGCCGGCTACCCGGCCGAGGACATGGTGCAGTGGCAGGGCTTCATGGACCGCCAGTGGCCGGAGCTGGAGCGCTTCGCGCGTGAGACGGCGCCCTTGCCCACCGTCTTCGTGGTGGGCGTGGGCGTGGCCCACCAGGGCCTGCGCCTCAACTGCGCGGCGGTGGTGGCCGGTGGCCGCATCCTGGGCCTGGTCCCCAAGGAGAAGCTGCCCACCTACAGCGTCTTCTACGAGGCGCGCACCTTCGGCCGCGGTCAGCCGGGCATGGCGGAGGTCCACCGGGGCGTGCCGCTGGGGGACTACCTGTTCCGCTTCGACTTCGGCGTGGTGTCCCCGGAGGTGTGTGAGGACATCTGGAGCGCGGACGGCCCCATGCGGCGGCGCACGTACTCCGGCGCGGAGCTGGTGGTGAACCTGTCCGCGTCGCCCTTCCGGCTGGGCTTCGTGGAGACGCGGCGCGAGCTCATCGCCACGCGCGCGGCGGACCATCAGTGCACCATTGCCTACAGCAACGCGGTGGGCAGCAACGACGGCCTCATCTTCGACGGCGGCGGCTTCCTCAACCAGAACGGCCGCCACGTCATGGAGACGCCGCGCTTCCAGGAAGGCTACGCGGCGGCGGTGGTGGACCTGGACCGCACCCTGCGCCTGCGCGCCGAGGCCACCACCTGGCGCGTGGACCGCGAGTCATGGCTGGCGCAAGGCGGCCAGGCGGTGCCGGTGCTGGACTGCACCCAGGCGGTGCACACGAAGCGCGACTCGCTGACGTACCCGGTGCCCCCCCACCGCAGCTTCTTCCTGCCGTCCCCGGACACGCGCCGCACCGCGCGGGATGCGCTGTGCGAGGACATCCTGGACGCGCTCTCCCTGGGCGTGGGCGACTACTTCGAGAAGACGCGCGCCTTCAAGGTGCTGGGCATCGCGCTGTCGGGCGGACGGGACTCGCTGCTGACGCTGCTCATCGCGCACCGGTACGCGAAGCGCGCGCGGCCGGAGAACCCCGGCTCGCTCATCCAGGCGTTCTACATGCCCAGCCGTTACTCCAGCGACGCCACGCGCGACGCGGCGGAGACGATTGCGCGCGAGCTGGGCGTGGCCTTCCAGGTGGTGTCCATCGACGAGGCCTTCGAGCGCGAGCGCGCCGTCGCGAAGACGATGCTGGGCGGCAAGGACGTCACGCCGATTACCGAGCAGAACATCCAGGCCCGCCTGCGCGCCCAGCGCATGTGGAACTGGAGCAACTCCTGCGGCGGACTCTTCCTGCAGACGGGCAACATGAGCGAGAAGTCCGTGGGCTACACCACCATCGGGGGTGACCTCATGGGCGCGCTGGCCGTCATCGCCAACGTCCCGAAGACGGTGGTGATGTACCTGCTCGACTACCTCCAGGACACCACGGGCTATGAGGGCATTCGCAAGGTGCTCGCCAAGCCCGCGGGGCCGGAGCTGGCGCATGACCAGGTGGGCGAAGAGGAGTTGATGCCCTTCCCCATCCTCGACGCCTGCTTCTACCTGTACGGCAGTGAGAAGCTGACGCCCGCCGAAATCCTCCAGGCGCTCACCGCCATGTTCCCGGAGGTGCCGTCATCCCGGCTGAGCGGCTACGTGGAGAAGTTCGTCCGCCTCTTCCAGCAGTCCATCTACAAGTGGGTGCAGTCACCGCTGTCGCTCCACATCGGCAACCTGGACCTGGACCGGGAGCGCGCGTTGCAGTTGCCCGTCGTCACCGGCACGGAGTGGATGCGGCAGGGGTAG
- a CDS encoding Ig-like domain-containing protein, with amino-acid sequence MRTAATTTLLATCALLALAGCDNDAPVPPSPSPDAGTRPDAGTEPDAGTQPDAGSVQGPAVIGSTPSEGATNVLPVELFKVDATTTGVRKLVTLTFDTPMDTTAAEVTLVDRTTPANAPRTLTGTWSEDGLTLSVAIPRPESDLPPLEEETAYTLELGALRGAEGHAVDTSHAGLGDGRLDFTTGRRDGTTEHACAHALLERPASVTASASPTIYPATDTSHEFYALTLPTSGTSFLGYTEVVSGESRDEPVILYLNHPIPVAVHDTTEGEDAVASALEPARPVCLPAITHTLKFTAPGGDRFLRLTFGPTEQETFTFVFERY; translated from the coding sequence ATGCGAACCGCCGCCACCACCACTCTGCTCGCCACGTGCGCCCTGCTGGCCCTGGCCGGCTGTGACAATGACGCCCCCGTCCCCCCGTCGCCGTCGCCCGACGCGGGCACCCGGCCGGATGCGGGAACCGAACCGGATGCGGGCACGCAGCCCGACGCGGGTTCGGTCCAGGGCCCCGCGGTCATCGGTTCCACTCCCTCGGAGGGAGCAACGAACGTCCTGCCCGTGGAGCTGTTCAAGGTGGACGCGACGACCACCGGGGTGCGCAAGCTCGTCACGCTCACCTTCGACACGCCCATGGACACCACAGCGGCGGAGGTCACGCTCGTCGACCGGACGACTCCGGCCAATGCCCCTCGCACGCTGACGGGCACCTGGTCCGAGGACGGCCTGACGCTGTCGGTCGCCATCCCCCGGCCCGAATCCGACCTGCCGCCGCTCGAGGAGGAGACGGCGTACACCCTGGAGCTCGGCGCGCTGCGCGGCGCGGAGGGCCACGCGGTGGACACGTCGCATGCGGGACTCGGTGATGGACGGCTGGACTTCACCACCGGCCGGCGCGACGGCACCACCGAACACGCCTGCGCCCACGCACTGCTGGAGCGCCCGGCGTCCGTCACCGCGAGCGCCTCCCCCACCATCTACCCCGCGACGGATACCTCCCACGAGTTCTACGCCCTGACGCTCCCCACCAGCGGCACGTCCTTTCTGGGCTACACGGAAGTCGTTTCGGGAGAGAGCCGGGACGAGCCCGTCATCCTGTACCTCAACCACCCCATCCCGGTGGCGGTGCACGACACGACGGAAGGCGAGGACGCCGTCGCCTCCGCGCTGGAGCCCGCCCGGCCCGTCTGTCTGCCCGCCATCACCCACACGCTGAAGTTCACCGCCCCCGGCGGCGACCGCTTCCTCCGGCTCACCTTCGGTCCAACGGAGCAGGAGACGTTCACCTTCGTCTTCGAACGCTACTGA
- the trxA gene encoding thioredoxin, translating into MAAVEITKDNFKETVSKEGIVILDWWASWCGPCRAFAPIFEQTSNKHPDIVFGKIDTDAQQELSGAFEIRSIPTLMVFRDGILLFEQPGALPAAALEDLLKQVKALDMEQVRKEVIAKRGEPPQA; encoded by the coding sequence ATGGCGGCGGTCGAAATCACCAAGGACAACTTCAAGGAGACGGTGTCCAAAGAGGGCATCGTCATCCTGGACTGGTGGGCGTCGTGGTGCGGCCCCTGCCGTGCCTTCGCACCCATCTTCGAGCAGACCTCGAACAAACATCCGGACATTGTCTTCGGGAAGATTGATACGGATGCCCAGCAGGAGCTGTCCGGGGCGTTCGAGATTCGCTCCATCCCCACGCTCATGGTGTTTCGTGACGGGATTCTCCTGTTCGAGCAGCCGGGGGCGCTGCCGGCCGCCGCGCTGGAGGACCTGCTCAAGCAGGTGAAGGCCCTGGACATGGAGCAGGTCCGCAAGGAAGTCATCGCCAAGCGCGGTGAGCCGCCGCAGGCCTGA
- a CDS encoding Crp/Fnr family transcriptional regulator, with translation MRYPKLFEHITALAPLPASEWLKAEALAREQALDKRALFLRPGDAADRFGLVLQGVFRAVRVSARGEESIKAFRAEGEFIGAYAEMLQGQPSMTAIEALEPGRVLAFQANDLQSLEAGHPCWAQLARRVAERHYILKERREQEFLDLSAEERLERFWQEHPHLHGRVPQRDVAAYLGITEVALSRIVSRRRKRAE, from the coding sequence TTGAGATATCCGAAGCTCTTCGAGCACATCACCGCGCTCGCGCCGCTTCCCGCCAGCGAATGGCTGAAGGCGGAAGCGTTGGCGCGGGAGCAGGCGCTGGACAAGCGGGCGCTCTTCCTGCGGCCGGGCGACGCCGCGGACCGCTTCGGGCTGGTGCTCCAGGGCGTCTTCCGCGCGGTGCGCGTCTCCGCTCGGGGCGAGGAGTCCATCAAGGCCTTCCGCGCCGAGGGTGAGTTCATTGGCGCCTACGCGGAGATGTTGCAGGGCCAACCCTCGATGACGGCCATCGAGGCGCTGGAGCCGGGCCGCGTGCTGGCCTTCCAGGCGAATGACCTTCAATCGCTGGAGGCCGGCCATCCCTGCTGGGCCCAGCTCGCCCGGCGGGTGGCGGAGCGTCACTACATCCTGAAGGAGCGCCGCGAGCAGGAGTTCCTCGACCTGTCCGCGGAGGAGCGCCTGGAGCGCTTCTGGCAGGAGCATCCCCACCTGCACGGGCGTGTCCCTCAGCGGGACGTCGCGGCCTACCTGGGCATCACGGAGGTGGCCTTGAGCCGCATCGTGTCACGACGCCGCAAGCGGGCGGAGTGA